Below is a genomic region from Armatimonadota bacterium.
GGGCCATGTTGCCGATGGTGGCGCGGTCGGGGACGGGCAGGTGGCGCAGCCCCGGACCGGTGTACTCGACGAAGCGGCCCACCACCCCGTGGCGGCGCAGCAGCTCGGTGACGGTGAGGACGAGGTCGGTGGCGGTGACGCCCTCGCGCAACTCGCCCTCCAGGCGCACCCCCACGACGTCGGGCCGGAGCAGCGTGATCGGCTGGCCCAGGAGGACCGCCTCGGCCTCGATCCCGCCCACGCCCCACCCGAGCACGCCGATGCCGTTCACCATGGGCGTGTGGGAGTCGGTGCCCACCACCGTATCCGGGTAGGCCACCACCGCGCCGTCCTGCTCCTCGCTCCACACCACCCGGGCCAGGTACTCCAGGTTCACCTGGTGGACGATCCCGGTCCCCGGGGGGACGACCCGGAAATTGCGGAAGGCCTGCTGCGCCCAGCGCAGCAGCGCGTAGCGTTCGGCGTTGCGCTCGTACTCGCGCTGGACGTTCACGGCGAAGGCGGCCGCCGAGCCGAAGGCGTCCACCTGCACCGAGTGGTCGATGACGAGATCGGCTGGGACCAGCGGGTTGATGCGCCGGGGATCCCCGCCCAGGCGGGCCACGGCCGAGCGCATCGCTGCCAGGTCCACTACCGCCGGCACGCCGGTGAAGTCCTGCAGGAGGACGCGCGCGGGCAGGAAGGGGAACTCGCGCGGCATGGCCGCCCCCGGGGCCCAGCGGGCCACCATCAGCGCGTCGTCCACCGTGAAGGGCGCTCGCCCGGCGTGGCGGACGAGGTTCTCCAGGAGGACCTTCACCGTCATGGGCAGGCGCTCCAGGGGCAGCGCGAGCGCCCCCGCCAGCGCCTCGAGCCGGTAGTAGGTGACGCGCCGGCCGCCAGCGACGAGCTCGGCGCGGGCGCCGAGCGGATCGGGTGCCTGTCCCCTCATCTCTGCCGGTCCCATCATCCCTCCCCGGTGGCGTCCCCCGTGACGTCCCCGGCGCGCCCAGCGCCGGACGAGGCGGATGGGCCCGGCGGGGCAGCGGCTGCGGCGACCTCGGCGGCGGGTGCGGCGCCCACCCACGCTCCGCCCCCGGCCCAGACCTCCTTCTTCCAGATGGGGACGACCTGCTTCAGCGTGTCGATGAGGAAGCGCGCCGCGGCGAAGGCCTCGGCGCGGTGGGCGCTGGCGGCGGCGACGCCGACGCTCACCTCGCCGACGCGCAGCCGCCCCGTGCGGTGGACCAGGGCGACGGCGCGAAGCGGCCACCGCTGAGCGGCCTCCGCGGCGATGCGGCGCATCTCCCGCTCGGCCAGCGCGGCGTAGGCCTCGTACTCCAGGTGCTCGATGCGGCGGCCCCGCGACCGCTCCCGCACCGTCCCGCAGAAAAGGACGACCGCCCCGGCGGCCGGGTCGGCCACCGCCGCCGCGAGCGCTTCCGGCCGGATGGGCTCCGCCGTGAGCCGCACGGTGATGCGCGGGGGGGCCGCCTCCGGTTCGCCCTCGGCCCCGCCGCTCACCGGCGGGATGAGG
It encodes:
- a CDS encoding molybdenum cofactor biosynthesis protein MoaE, encoding MRVAVRTFAAYREAIGREQVEVEAPEPLTVGEVWTLLAERFPGLRRYAPPARFAVNDEFVAADHRLRDADEVALIPPVSGGAEGEPEAAPPRITVRLTAEPIRPEALAAAVADPAAGAVVLFCGTVRERSRGRRIEHLEYEAYAALAEREMRRIAAEAAQRWPLRAVALVHRTGRLRVGEVSVGVAAASAHRAEAFAAARFLIDTLKQVVPIWKKEVWAGGGAWVGAAPAAEVAAAAAPPGPSASSGAGRAGDVTGDATGEG